The following nucleotide sequence is from Candidatus Zixiibacteriota bacterium.
GAAAGTGTGCGCCGCGCATTCGAACTCAAGCTCGCGCATCGTCAAAACCAAGATCCGTGCATTATTGAAATCGCCAAAGATCGGCCAATGATTCACGGTGCACGTGACAATGTGGTGGAATTTGCCAGAGATGGGGTATCTGCCAACCAGGAGTCGAGGATTGGTCATGATAACGGCCCTTCTTTCTCGTGGATCATATCCGACTGAAGTCGGATCTACAGGTGACCTTCCATCAATCCGACTGAAGTCGGATCTACAAGTGATCTTCCATAAACCCGACTGAAGTCGGATCTACAGGTGATCTTCCATCAACCCGACTGAAGTCGGATCTACAGGTGACCTTCCATCAATCCGACTGAAGTCGGATCTACAGGAAATCATCCATCAACCCGACCAAAGTCGGACCCACAACCTCGGACTTCTTTCAGCCATAATCAAAGTAATATTCTCCGCGATCCCATGCGCGGGCAATCACATTCCCAGCTCCCAGGGTTCTCTCGGTCGTCCTCTGACTCTTTCTCCGTCCATTTCAAGTAGATATTCAACTCCTCCTCGAAAGTTTTTGTTGCTCCACTACTTCGGCCGCCTTAGCTTTTCGGGCTGTAAGTCAGCCTCAGGGAGGAATTTGTCCATGCCGAAGATTGCTCAATGTCTGGCCCGCGAGATACTCGATAGCCGCGGCAACCCTACCGTCGAAGTCGATGTCCTGCTTGAAGATGGATCGTTTGGTCGTGCCGCCGTGCCCTCCGGCGCCTCCACCGGCACCCACGAAGCCCTCGAGCTGCGCGACGGTGACCGCAAGCGCTATCTCGGCAAGGGCGTGCTCAAAGCCATCCTCAACGTCAACGACAAAATCGTTCCCGCGCTAAAAGAAGAGGGCATCGATGTCCTGAACCAGCGCGAGATCGACGGCTTCCTGCTGAGCCTGGACGGGACTCCCGAGAAGAAGAATCTTGGCGCCAACGCAATCCTTGGCGTCTCCCTCGCGATCGCCAAGGCTGCGGCCTCCTATTCGATGCTGCCACTCTATCGCTACGTGGGCGGCGCCAATGCCCGCGTCTTGCCGTTGCCGATGATGAATATCCTCAACGGCGGCAAGCACGCCGACAACAAGGTGGACCTGCAGGAATTCATGATCATGCCTGCCGGCGCAGAGACCTTCTCGGATGCGCTGCGTATGGGCGCGGAGGTCTTCCACTCCCTGAAAGGCGTCCTGCATGGCAAGAAGTACAACACATCGGTGGGCGACGAAGGCGGCTTTGCCCCGGATTTGAAGTCGAATCGCGAAGCACTGGAGGTAATTGCCGAAGCGGTCGAGAAAGCCGGCTATAAGCCCGGCGCCGATATCCTTTTCGCCCTCGACCCGGCGGCCTCCGAATTCTACGACAAGAAGACCAAGAAATACCATCTCGCCGGCGAAGGCCGCAGCCTGACGACCGATGAGATGATCGAATACTACAAAGAGCTCTGCAAAGCCTTCCCGATCGTCTCGATCGAGGACGGTTTGGCCGAAAACGACTGGGACGGCTTCAAGAAGCTGACTCACGAAATCGGCGAGAAGGTCCAGGTCGTCGGGGATGATTTGTTCGTCACAAATCCAGTGTTCCTCGAGCGCGGGATCAAGGACAAGGCAGCCAACGCCATCCTGATCAAGCTCAACCAAATCGGCACCCTGACCGAGACGCTGGACACGATTCAGATGGCCAATCGGGCCGGCTTTGCCACAGTGGTGTCGCACCGCTCCGGCGAGACCGAGGATACGACGATCGCCGATATCGCGGTCGCGGTCAACGCCGGACAGATCAAAACCGGCTCACTGTGCCGCACAGATCGAGTTGCGAAATACAATCGGCTGCTGCGTATAGAAGAGGAGCTGGACGCGATGGCGGAATTTCCCGGCCGGAGCGCGTTCTTTAACCTGAAACCGCATAAGTAGACGGACCGATGCCGATCAAGGAAGATCACCGCTGGCGCCGCCTGCGCGCCAAAATCATTATCTTCGTCATGCTCGCCGTGATGCTGCTCCTAAGCTACAATCTCACGGTCGGGCAATACGGTTTCATCAACATGATGGAACTGCAGGCGCAGATCAACCAGCTCAAGCGCGAAGAGCTCAAGCTGAACGCCGAGCTGGTCGATTTGGAGATCACGCGCAACCGCCTCCAGACCGACACTCTGCTGATCGAGAAATTCGCCCGCAAGAATTTCCACCTCTCCCGCCCTGGCGAGCGGGTGATTGAGTATTAGACCGCAATTGAGAAACGAGATCCCGTAGGGGCGGGGCTTGTCCCCGCCCGCGAATGGTGTGCGCGTCGTGATTCGCCGGGCGACCACAAGGGTCGCCCTTGCGGGTGATTGGATGCATCATCCCTGCCTTGACATACGGGTGCGCCCTCCGTACCCTGACCCCATGCCGCTGAAGAAGACCGAACTGATCGTGCTCAAACGCACCAAGGTGCAGGATTCATCCCTGTTCCTGATTTGCCTGACCAAAGAACACGGAAAGCTGCCGCTGGTCGCGCGCGGTGCGACCAAACCGGGTTCGAGTATGGCCGAAGCGCTGCAATACTTCACGGTCGCCGACGTCGTCTTCTACGAGCATGAGAAAGACACCGCCGAGTACATCTCGAAGGCCGACATCAGCGCGACCTTCACGAATATCATCAGCGACGAAAACCGCTTCGGCTTCGCATCGGCAGCAATGGAGTTCGTCAATCTCTACATGCCCGAGGGTGAAGCCAATCCGCAAGTATACTTCCTGCTCAGGCGTTATCTGCGCCTGCTGAATGCATCGCCGCTGCAAAATTTCCGCCGCGAGCTTTTGCATTTCTGGTATTTGCTGACTATATTTTGTGGTTATGCGCCGGAATTGGAGCGCTGCGGCGACTGCGGCAACGTTATTGCGACCGACAAGGTGATGTTCGACCCGCAGCGCGGCGGCGTCATCTGCGACAGTTGTATCGGTGACGAACTCGCTTTGCAGATTGATCGCGGCACGATCGCGGCCTTGAAGAAGCTGGCCGGCACGAATATCGCCGAGTCGGCGAAGGTGACCCTGACGCCGCCGCAGATGGCACAGATTCGCGACCTGCTGGTGGCGCTGACGGAGTATCATATCGGCCGCCGCGTCGATCTCAAGTCGCTCGATTTCCTGCGCAAATTGCGGCTGTTTGAGAGCGAATGAAACGTCGGGCACCCTCACCCCTGCCCCCTCTCCCAGGGGGAGAGGGGAACGAGGCCGGTGGGTTCGATTTCAGTCGAACACCCTTTCCGCAGTTCGTAAGTCAGGATCCCTGCGATCCTGACGACACAATTTGAGCCCGGCTGGATTCCCGCCTCCGCGGGAATGACGAAAGCACCGACCCGCTTCTCTTCCCCTCGCCCTTTGGGAGAGGGGTCAGGCTGAGGGCGTAGGTCAGGATCCCTGCGATCCTGACGACACAATTTGAGCCCGGCTGGATTCCCGCCTCCGCGGGAATGACGAAAGCACCGACCCGCTCCTCTTCCCCTCGCCTTTTGGGAGAGGGGTCAGGGGTGAGGACGCTTGAACACGGAATTATTGAACTAATCTATACCGGAGGACTTCGTGGCAAAAACCGTCGACAAAATGGATCAGATCGTTTCCCTGTGCAAGCGGCGCGGGTTCGTCTTTCAATCATCGGAAATCTACGGCGGTCTCGGCTCGTGCTGGGATTACGGCCCCTACGGCATCGAACTCAAGCGCAATCTGAAAGACTTCTGGTGGAAGGCGATGACGCAGAAGCGCGACGACATCGAGGGGATCGACGCCGCCATCCTGATGCACCCCAAGGTCTGGGAAACCTCCGGCCATGTCGCCAACTTCACCGATCCGCTGGTCGACTGCAAAAAATGCAAGGCCCGTTTTCGCGCCGACCAGCTTGAATCCGCACGCTGTCCCCTCAAACCGAGCAAATCACCGCTTGAGTGCGGCGGTGAACTCACCGAGCCGCGCAGCTTCAACCTGATGTTCAAAACCTTCATGGGTCCGGTCGAGGATTCCAGCGCCACCGTGTATCTCCGTCCCGAAACCGCGCAAGGCATCTACGTCAATTTCCTCAACGTCATGGGGCCGGCGCGGCAGAAAGTCCCCTTCGGTATCGCGCAAATCGGCAAGGCGTTCCGCAACGAAATCACCCCCGGCAATTTCATCTTCCGCACCCGCGAGTTCGAGCAGATGGAGATGCAGTTCTTCATTCATCCCTCCGAGGACGACAAGTGGTTTGACTACTGGAAGGAAGAGCGGATGAAATGGTACCACGAACTCGGCATTCGCTCCGAGCGGCTGCGCTTCCACGAGCACGGCAAGGATGAACTCGCGCACTACGCCAAGAAGGCGTTCGACATCGAGTACGAGTTTCCGTTTGGCTGGAAGGAACTGGAGGGCATCCACAACCGCACCGACTTCGATCTGAGCCGACACATGGAGGCCTCCGGCAAGGACTTGAGCTACTTCAACGATCAGACGCGCGAGAAATTCGTGCCCTACATCATTGAGACCTCCGCCGGCTGCGACCGCACGTTGCTGGTGTGCCTGGTCGATGCGTACGAAGAGGAAGAAG
It contains:
- the recO gene encoding DNA repair protein RecO; translated protein: MPLKKTELIVLKRTKVQDSSLFLICLTKEHGKLPLVARGATKPGSSMAEALQYFTVADVVFYEHEKDTAEYISKADISATFTNIISDENRFGFASAAMEFVNLYMPEGEANPQVYFLLRRYLRLLNASPLQNFRRELLHFWYLLTIFCGYAPELERCGDCGNVIATDKVMFDPQRGGVICDSCIGDELALQIDRGTIAALKKLAGTNIAESAKVTLTPPQMAQIRDLLVALTEYHIGRRVDLKSLDFLRKLRLFESE
- a CDS encoding glycine--tRNA ligase; amino-acid sequence: MDQIVSLCKRRGFVFQSSEIYGGLGSCWDYGPYGIELKRNLKDFWWKAMTQKRDDIEGIDAAILMHPKVWETSGHVANFTDPLVDCKKCKARFRADQLESARCPLKPSKSPLECGGELTEPRSFNLMFKTFMGPVEDSSATVYLRPETAQGIYVNFLNVMGPARQKVPFGIAQIGKAFRNEITPGNFIFRTREFEQMEMQFFIHPSEDDKWFDYWKEERMKWYHELGIRSERLRFHEHGKDELAHYAKKAFDIEYEFPFGWKELEGIHNRTDFDLSRHMEASGKDLSYFNDQTREKFVPYIIETSAGCDRTLLVCLVDAYEEEEVKGETRVVLKFSPKIAPVKAAVFPLVNKDGMPEVATKIFHDLKMHFKCFYDDSGAVGRRYRRMDEIGTPYCITVDGQTLTDQTVTIRDRDTMMQDRVNVTQLVEWVKGRIGG
- the eno gene encoding phosphopyruvate hydratase, with the translated sequence MPKIAQCLAREILDSRGNPTVEVDVLLEDGSFGRAAVPSGASTGTHEALELRDGDRKRYLGKGVLKAILNVNDKIVPALKEEGIDVLNQREIDGFLLSLDGTPEKKNLGANAILGVSLAIAKAAASYSMLPLYRYVGGANARVLPLPMMNILNGGKHADNKVDLQEFMIMPAGAETFSDALRMGAEVFHSLKGVLHGKKYNTSVGDEGGFAPDLKSNREALEVIAEAVEKAGYKPGADILFALDPAASEFYDKKTKKYHLAGEGRSLTTDEMIEYYKELCKAFPIVSIEDGLAENDWDGFKKLTHEIGEKVQVVGDDLFVTNPVFLERGIKDKAANAILIKLNQIGTLTETLDTIQMANRAGFATVVSHRSGETEDTTIADIAVAVNAGQIKTGSLCRTDRVAKYNRLLRIEEELDAMAEFPGRSAFFNLKPHK
- a CDS encoding septum formation initiator family protein; translated protein: MPIKEDHRWRRLRAKIIIFVMLAVMLLLSYNLTVGQYGFINMMELQAQINQLKREELKLNAELVDLEITRNRLQTDTLLIEKFARKNFHLSRPGERVIEY